The Aptenodytes patagonicus chromosome 15, bAptPat1.pri.cur, whole genome shotgun sequence genome has a segment encoding these proteins:
- the DRG1 gene encoding developmentally-regulated GTP-binding protein 1 gives MSGTLAKIAEIEAEMARTQKNKATAHHLGLLKARLAKLRRELITPKGGGGGGPGEGFDVAKTGDARIGFVGFPSVGKSTLLSNLAGVYSEVAAYEFTTLTTVPGVIRYKGAKIQLLDLPGIIEGAKDGKGRGRQVIAVARTCNLILIVLDVLKPLGHKKIIENELEGFGIRLNSKPPNIGFKKKDKGGINLTATCPQSELDTETVKSILAEYKIHNADVTLRSDATADDLIDVVEGNRVYIPCIYVLNKIDQISIEELDIIYKVPHCVPISAHHRWNFDDLLEKIWDYLKLVRIYTKPKGQLPDYTSPVVLPYCKTTVEDFCMKIHKNLIKDFKYALVWGSSVKHNPQKVGKDHTLEDEDVIQIVKK, from the exons ATGAGCGGCACGCTGGCGAAGATCGCGGAGATCGAGGCTGAG ATGGCCCGGACGCAGAAGAACAAGGCCACGGCTCACCACCTGGGGCTGCTGAAGGCCCGCTTGGCCAAGCTACGCCGGGAGCTCATCACCCCCaagggaggcggcggcggcggccccggggaaG GTTTTGATGTTGCAAAGACAGGTGATGCCCGAAttgggtttgtgggttttccATCAGTGGGGAAATCTACTCTTCTAAGTAATCTTGCTGGTGTATACTCTGAAGTGGCAGCATATGAATTCACTACACTAACTACCGTGCCTGGAGTCATTAGATACAAAGGAGCAAAGATACAG CTACTTGATCTCCCAGGAATTATTGAAGGTGCCAAGGATGGTAAAGGCAGAGGACGGCAAGTCATTGCAG TTGCTCGAACCTGTAATCTCATTCTGATTGTTCTGGATGTGCTGAAACCCCTTGGTCACAAGAAAATAATTGAGAATGAACTGGAGGGATTTGGAATTCGTCTGAATAGTAAACCCCCCAATATcggctttaaaaaaaaggataaaggagGCATTAACCTTACAGCCACA TGTCCTCAGAGTGAGCTGGATACTGAAACAGTGAAGAGCATCTTAGCAGAGTATAAAATTCACAATGCTGATGTCACACTGCGCAGCGACGCCACTGCTGATGACCTAATTGATGTTGTTGAAGGGAACAG agTTTACATCCCATGCATTTACGTCCTAAATAAAATTGACCAGATTTCCATTGAGGAACTAGATATCATTTACAAAGTACCCCACTGTGTACCAATATCTGCTCATCATCGCTGGAACTTTGACGATCTGCTGGAGAAAATTTGGGACTACTTGAAGCTAGTACGAAT CTACACCAAACCTAAAGGGCAGCTCCCAGACTACACCTCTCCTGTGGTACTACCTTACTGCAAGACCACAGTGGAGGATTTTTGCATGAAGATCCACAAAAATCTCATTAAAGACTTTAAATA tgcATTGGTCTGGGGTTCATCTGTTAAACACAACCCTCAGAAAGTTGGTAAAGACCATACTCTTGAAGATGAGGATGTTATTCAGATTGTGAAGAAATAA
- the PATZ1 gene encoding POZ-, AT hook-, and zinc finger-containing protein 1 isoform X3 — MERVSEAAACGPSSGCYTYQVSRHSADMLHSLNQQRKNGGRFCDVLLRVGDESFPAHRAVLAACSEYFESVFSAQLGDGAGGGGGGSAEGGATEAAAAGGAAAAAGGAPGGGRELEMHTISSKVFGDILDFAYTSRIVVRLESFPELMTAAKFLLMRSVIDICQEVIKQSNVQILVPPARPDIMLFRPGAADLGFPLDMTNGAALAPNGNGIAGMPEDEATRAALTAAQSSLPVLQGVDRLPMVAGPLSPPLLASPFQNVAASAPTLSTKRGRGRPRKANLLDSMMFGTPGGLREAGILPCGLCGKVFTDANRLRQHEAQHGVTSLQLGYIDIPPPRLGENGVPGQDDPDAPRKRSRTRKQVACEICGKIFRDVYHLNRHKLSHSGEKPYSCPVCGLRFKRKDRMSYHVRSHDGSVGKPYICQSCGKGFSRPDHLNGHIKQVHTSERPHKCQTCNASFATRDRLRSHLACHEDKVPCQVCGKYLRAAYMADHLKKHSEGPSNFCTICNRGLQAPGVHPEWGSSVPLRQDLWHQRRPEMFTFGPD, encoded by the exons ATGGAGCGGGTGAGCGAGGCCGCCGCCTGCGGGCCCTCGTCGGGCTGCTACACGTACCAGGTGAGCCGGCACAGCGCCGACATGCTGCACAGCCTCAACCAGCAGCGCAAGAACGGCGGCCGCTTCTGCGACGTGCTCCTGCGCGTGGGCGACGAGAGCTTCCCAGCGCACCGGGCGGTGCTGGCCGCGTGCAGCGAGTACTTCGAGTCGGTGTTCAGCGCGCAGCTGGGCGACGGGgcaggtggcggcggcggcggcagcgcggaaGGGGGCGCAACGGAGGCGGCAGCGGCCGGCGGGGCTGcagcggcagccggcggggcccccgggggcgggcgggagctGGAGATGCACACCATCAGCTCCAAGGTGTTCGGAGACATCCTGGACTTCGCCTACACATCGCGCATTGTGGTGCGGCTGGAGAGCTTCCCGGAGCTCATGACGGCTGCCAAGTTCCTGCTGATGCGCTCTGTGATTGACATCTGCCAGGAGGTCATCAAGCAGTCCAATGTGCAGATCCTCGTGCCCCCCGCACGCCCCGACATTATGCTCTTCCGTCCAGGGGCTGCTGACCTCGGCTTCCCGCTTGACATGACCAACGGTGCCGCTTTGGCACCCAATGGCAACGGCATTGCTGGTATGCCTGAAGACGAGGCCACACGGGCTGCGCTTACTGCTGCGCAGTCCTCCCTACCTGTTCTGCAGGGTGTGGACCGCCTGCCCATGGTGGCGGGACCTCTGTCCCCACCACTGCTGGCCTCACCCTTCCAGAATGTTGCTGCTAGTGCCCCCACTTTAAGCACCAAGAGGGGCAGAGGGCGTCCCCGTAAAGCCAATCTCTTGGACTCCATGATGTTTGGTACCCCAGGGGGCCTGCGAGAGGCTGGTATCCTGCCTTGCGGCCTCTGTGGGAAAGTATTTACGGATGCTAATCGTCTTCGTCAGCATGAGGCTCAACATGGGGTAACAAGTTTACAGCTGGGCTACATAGACATCCCACCCCCAAGACTGGGCGAAAATGGTGTCCCTGGTCAGGATGACCCTGATGCACCCCGAAAAAGAAGCAGGACAAGGAAACAGGTGGCCTGTGAGATCTGTGGCAAGATTTTTCGGGACGTGTACCACCTGAATCGGCACAAGCTGTCGCACTCTGGCGAGAAGCCTTACTCTTGTCCAGTGTGTGGCTTACGGTTCAAGCGGAAAGACAGGATGTCCTATCATGTTCGATCTCACGATGGCTCTGTGGGAAAGCCCTACATCTGCCAGAGCTGTGGAAAAGGCTTTTCCAG GCCAGACCACTTGAATGGACACATCAAACAGGTGCATACCTCAGAGAGACCTCACAAGTGTCAG ACTTGTAATGCTTCCTTTGCCACTCGTGATCGACTGCGCTCACACCTAGCATGTCATGAAGACAAAGTTCCGTGCCAGGTGTGTGGGAAGTACTTGCGAGCCGCATATATGGCAGATCATTTGAAGAAACATAGTGAAGGACCAAGCAATTTCTGCACTATCTGTAACCGAG